In Acaryochloris marina S15, a single genomic region encodes these proteins:
- a CDS encoding 2-hydroxyacid dehydrogenase, which translates to MRIAIFSSKRYDQQFLQAANIEYGHELVFFEPRLSTATAPLAKDFPVVCVFINDHLDAETLEILATQGTQLVALRSAGFNNVDLAKATELGITVVRVPAYSPYSVAEHAVGMILMLNRKLYRAYNRVRDDNFSLEGLLGFDLHNCPVGIVGTGKIGECFAQIMRGFGCQLLAYDPYPNPTCIELGVTYTALEDLLAQSKIVSLHCPLMPETYHIINAETLGAFQPGTMLINTSRGGLIDTPAVIDAIKSGQVGYLGIDVYEQEENLFFEDLSDTVIQDDHFQLLQSFPNVLITAHQAFFTRNALENIASTTLSNIADFAAGRPCINQVKLT; encoded by the coding sequence ATGAGAATTGCCATTTTTAGCAGTAAACGATACGACCAACAGTTTCTTCAAGCTGCCAATATCGAGTATGGTCATGAGCTTGTTTTTTTTGAACCTCGGTTATCCACTGCAACTGCTCCTCTGGCCAAAGACTTTCCCGTGGTTTGTGTTTTTATCAACGACCATTTGGATGCGGAAACCCTTGAAATTCTGGCAACTCAAGGAACCCAACTCGTGGCTCTGCGATCAGCAGGCTTTAACAATGTTGATTTAGCCAAGGCGACTGAACTGGGGATTACCGTTGTCCGAGTCCCTGCTTATTCGCCCTATTCCGTGGCTGAGCATGCAGTGGGCATGATTTTGATGCTTAATCGGAAGCTATACAGAGCCTATAACCGAGTTCGGGATGATAATTTCTCCCTGGAAGGGCTGCTTGGGTTTGATCTCCATAACTGTCCAGTAGGGATTGTAGGAACGGGCAAAATTGGTGAATGTTTTGCCCAAATTATGAGGGGGTTTGGATGTCAGCTATTGGCCTATGATCCCTATCCAAATCCAACTTGTATTGAGCTGGGGGTAACTTACACGGCGCTGGAAGATTTACTGGCCCAATCCAAGATAGTTTCTTTGCATTGCCCCCTGATGCCGGAAACCTACCACATCATTAATGCTGAGACCTTAGGGGCATTTCAGCCTGGAACGATGTTGATTAACACTAGCCGAGGTGGACTGATTGATACCCCCGCTGTGATTGATGCGATTAAATCTGGGCAAGTGGGCTATTTAGGGATTGATGTGTATGAACAAGAAGAAAACCTATTTTTTGAAGATCTGTCTGATACGGTGATTCAGGACGATCACTTTCAACTCCTACAATCCTTTCCCAATGTTTTGATCACGGCCCATCAAGCCTTCTTTACTCGGAATGCTCTAGAAAATATTGCTAGCACCACATTGAGCAATATTGCAGATTTTGCAGCAGGGCGTCCTTGCATCAATCAGGTCAAATTGACCTAG